In one Pseudomonas tensinigenes genomic region, the following are encoded:
- a CDS encoding DUF6124 family protein → MFKVTPNPPETDPASPYESLNPKKLHEAAERALDHYLLPAGHIMASVNEPERMYLANPKYDSESLLANASETLSSASEMLNNFAAVLDPSHRKTALGIAQVVMLGELAVNQALDNVEVKA, encoded by the coding sequence ATGTTCAAAGTAACGCCCAACCCACCAGAAACCGACCCCGCATCCCCCTACGAATCCCTCAACCCCAAAAAACTCCACGAAGCCGCCGAGCGCGCGCTCGATCACTACCTCCTTCCCGCCGGCCACATTATGGCCAGCGTCAACGAGCCCGAGCGCATGTACCTCGCCAACCCAAAGTACGACTCGGAATCCCTATTGGCCAATGCCAGTGAGACGCTGAGTTCTGCCTCGGAAATGCTCAACAACTTCGCCGCAGTGCTCGACCCCTCGCACCGCAAAACCGCGCTGGGCATTGCGCAGGTGGTGATGTTGGGTGAGTTGGCGGTGAATCAGGCGTTGGATAACGTTGAGGTGAAGGCGTGA
- a CDS encoding P-loop NTPase fold protein codes for MQSSYQKAQETLLKLLNNHSYKVIALTGKWGTGKTHLWNVVKQQLSAIQAPQPIFISIFGAKTSNDLKLRLLQSGSLKDDNKYKDFISAGGKLLKGVVGKFVPGLAVEEIVLLSLPKLLGGRLVVIDDVERKHKTLDIDEILGFINEYSETYNTRFLLLLNTDKLEDEVIWRKLHEKVIDIELQLQPESSEAFDLASIDSNFNYLKCVREATTSLGITNIRIIKRIIRVHSELLEGQDTLKEYVQKRIIPGTVLLTAIHYRGIASDITSEYFLQHNSFSKILSRAHRTADELKWDDVINKLDISSCNDYDFVVQDYLQTGVLNKERLDRIINKYQTDLARNEVHERVRFFFESHYWDPLFDNAKALELAEDFFLHTEALTGNQVSGVADILTELGEINLSEKLINRWIEINEPLIDPNDSDEFNMGRSLHPAIEALNTRIREQQYPPLTLEEAIERVRSNSGWGDRENICFQNSTQTQYEETLKTLRGSALAKFITENFSLLRTIGLSDSFQHGINNFKEASTSIIRTMPESRLAIMLKREFEKNNIVLKISEEPR; via the coding sequence ATGCAAAGCTCTTATCAAAAAGCTCAAGAAACCCTGCTAAAACTACTAAACAATCATTCCTATAAGGTCATTGCTCTTACCGGAAAATGGGGAACAGGAAAGACCCACTTATGGAATGTGGTCAAGCAACAGCTTTCTGCAATTCAAGCCCCTCAACCAATATTTATATCGATATTTGGAGCCAAAACATCTAACGACTTAAAGCTCAGACTACTTCAAAGCGGTTCACTTAAAGATGACAACAAGTACAAAGATTTTATTAGCGCTGGAGGAAAATTACTCAAAGGAGTAGTTGGAAAATTCGTACCAGGACTTGCAGTTGAAGAAATAGTACTTTTAAGCCTGCCAAAACTGCTAGGTGGGCGACTAGTGGTAATTGACGATGTTGAGCGAAAGCACAAAACCTTAGACATTGATGAGATCCTAGGCTTTATAAACGAATACTCCGAAACTTATAATACCCGATTCCTTTTACTATTAAACACAGACAAACTGGAAGACGAAGTAATCTGGAGAAAACTTCATGAAAAGGTTATTGATATCGAGCTTCAACTTCAACCAGAATCGTCCGAAGCATTTGATCTGGCAAGTATTGATTCAAATTTCAATTATTTGAAATGTGTTCGTGAAGCTACAACCTCGTTAGGAATCACTAACATAAGAATAATAAAAAGAATAATAAGAGTTCATTCAGAGCTATTAGAAGGCCAGGACACACTTAAAGAATACGTACAAAAAAGAATCATCCCTGGCACAGTATTACTGACAGCAATACACTATCGAGGTATAGCGTCAGACATCACCAGCGAATATTTCCTACAGCACAATTCATTCAGCAAAATATTGTCACGCGCTCACCGCACTGCCGATGAACTCAAGTGGGACGATGTTATTAACAAGCTCGATATCTCATCATGTAATGACTATGATTTCGTAGTTCAAGACTATCTACAAACTGGAGTTCTCAATAAAGAAAGACTAGACAGAATTATAAACAAATATCAAACAGACCTTGCAAGAAACGAAGTGCACGAAAGAGTTAGGTTCTTTTTTGAGTCGCACTACTGGGACCCTCTATTTGACAACGCGAAAGCTTTAGAACTTGCCGAAGATTTTTTTCTCCATACTGAAGCATTAACTGGAAATCAAGTAAGTGGAGTCGCCGACATTCTTACTGAACTTGGAGAAATCAACCTATCGGAAAAACTAATTAATCGATGGATTGAAATAAATGAACCTCTAATCGACCCCAATGACTCAGATGAATTTAACATGGGTCGTTCACTACACCCTGCCATCGAAGCGCTTAATACTCGAATTAGAGAGCAACAGTATCCTCCACTCACATTGGAGGAGGCTATCGAAAGGGTCAGAAGCAACTCAGGCTGGGGAGACAGAGAAAACATTTGCTTTCAGAATTCCACTCAAACACAGTATGAAGAAACGCTTAAAACTCTGCGGGGAAGCGCGTTAGCCAAATTCATTACCGAGAATTTCTCTTTGCTACGAACCATAGGTCTTAGCGATTCATTTCAACATGGTATCAACAACTTCAAAGAGGCTAGCACGAGCATAATCCGGACTATGCCAGAAAGTCGCTTGGCTATCATGTTGAAACGTGAGTTTGAGAAGAATAATATCGTGCTAAAAATAAGCGAAGAACCAAGATAA